In Agarivorans gilvus, one genomic interval encodes:
- a CDS encoding ABC transporter ATP-binding protein gives MAAVTFNNLKKRFGKTEVVKSFDLHINDGEFVVLLGPSGCGKSTTLRMLAGLEDISDGEIFIADELVNDLHPMERNIAMVFQSYALYPHMSVEQNIAFGLKMTGVPKDEIAKRVKYAAEMLELTPLLQRKPKELSGGQRQRVAMGRAMVRTPEVFLFDEPLSNLDAKLRGSMRAEIKSLHDKLGTTTLYVTHDQVEAMTLADRIVILKDGYIEQVGTPKEIFEEPANKFVASFIGAPEMNMIPATLKKAANHSSLVFSDQEIALTASYAAVDQDCTLGIRPSDLYLHQRSIDSATIGSVKADVIGVELLGATYHIQCELDGARFIAEVAISDDVNADMGDKVELFFDISRIHLFDNETGKAIMPQMN, from the coding sequence ATGGCAGCAGTTACTTTTAATAATCTGAAAAAACGCTTCGGTAAAACCGAAGTGGTGAAAAGTTTTGACCTACATATTAATGATGGCGAATTTGTGGTGCTATTAGGCCCTTCGGGCTGTGGCAAGTCTACCACTTTAAGAATGTTAGCCGGCTTGGAAGATATTTCAGATGGTGAAATCTTTATTGCCGATGAACTAGTCAATGATTTGCACCCAATGGAGCGAAACATTGCTATGGTATTTCAAAGCTACGCGCTATATCCACACATGAGTGTTGAGCAAAATATTGCCTTTGGCTTAAAAATGACAGGCGTGCCTAAGGACGAGATTGCTAAGCGTGTGAAATACGCAGCAGAAATGTTAGAGCTAACCCCATTACTACAACGTAAACCAAAAGAGCTTTCTGGTGGTCAGCGTCAACGTGTGGCAATGGGCCGTGCGATGGTGCGTACTCCAGAAGTGTTCTTGTTTGATGAACCTTTATCTAACCTAGATGCTAAGCTGCGTGGTTCTATGCGCGCAGAAATTAAGAGCCTGCACGATAAGCTTGGCACGACTACTCTATATGTAACCCACGACCAAGTAGAAGCGATGACGCTTGCTGACCGCATTGTGATTCTTAAAGATGGTTACATTGAACAAGTAGGTACACCAAAAGAAATCTTTGAAGAGCCAGCTAATAAGTTTGTGGCTTCTTTCATTGGTGCACCTGAAATGAATATGATTCCCGCTACTTTGAAAAAAGCGGCTAATCATTCGAGCTTGGTATTTTCTGACCAAGAGATAGCATTAACGGCAAGCTACGCTGCGGTTGATCAAGATTGTACTCTCGGTATTCGACCAAGTGACCTGTATCTCCATCAGCGTTCTATTGACTCAGCAACTATTGGTAGTGTGAAAGCCGATGTTATCGGCGTCGAGCTTTTAGGCGCTACCTACCACATTCAGTGTGAGCTAGACGGTGCTCGTTTTATTGCTGAAGTGGCTATTTCTGACGATGTAAACGCTGATATGGGCGATAAAGTGGAGTTGTTCTTCGATATTTCGCGGATCCACTTGTTTGATAATGAAACCGGAAAGGCAATCATGCCACAAATGAACTAG
- a CDS encoding substrate-binding domain-containing protein codes for MQKHKPILLLLDVKHPYDRKMLESITLAAASKPFFHSCEVMELAEARCCEVQRFAGVIGDFAKPSIAEFCRQLTLPLVALSGARLALSANDGLSRVCLDNNSVVELMVQAFLAQGIRKLAFYSGFADSSSAWLQERRRAFEQLLRRYQLEEVVLDPQHLSASVTPIGVVAASDTQARQFSNLCCEQDLRIPQDYSLIGVDADPTESALSKITLCSVELPIAAMAEQALALLLAQLQHQSVLDKEVLVKAKQLVKGDSLGGSTLCDPLITKALWFLNNHFHRRIKVEQVVDYCAVSRKTLETRFKEILGKTVHQQLHQLRMEFVKQQLRLTQVPVSSIAEAAGFSNQHYLYHLFRREMAMTPRQYREKFEELY; via the coding sequence GTGCAGAAGCATAAACCCATTCTGCTGTTATTGGATGTAAAACACCCCTACGATCGAAAGATGCTAGAAAGCATCACTCTCGCGGCTGCGTCTAAGCCGTTTTTTCATTCTTGCGAAGTCATGGAACTCGCCGAAGCACGCTGTTGTGAAGTGCAGCGTTTTGCCGGGGTTATTGGTGATTTTGCTAAGCCTAGTATTGCAGAGTTTTGTCGCCAGTTAACGCTTCCTTTGGTGGCTCTCTCTGGTGCCCGCTTGGCATTGTCTGCTAACGATGGCTTAAGTCGTGTATGCCTTGACAACAACAGTGTAGTAGAGCTGATGGTGCAAGCATTTTTAGCTCAAGGGATCCGCAAGTTGGCTTTTTACAGCGGCTTTGCCGACAGCTCTTCCGCTTGGTTGCAGGAGCGGCGGCGGGCTTTCGAGCAACTACTGCGTCGCTACCAGCTAGAAGAGGTCGTGCTGGATCCGCAACACCTTAGCGCTTCGGTTACTCCGATTGGTGTGGTAGCGGCTTCCGATACCCAAGCGCGCCAGTTTAGCAATCTTTGTTGTGAACAAGATTTGAGAATCCCTCAAGATTATTCATTAATTGGGGTGGATGCAGATCCTACTGAAAGCGCTTTATCGAAGATTACCTTATGTTCGGTAGAGCTGCCTATCGCGGCCATGGCGGAACAAGCTTTAGCTTTGTTACTGGCTCAACTCCAGCATCAATCGGTACTGGATAAGGAAGTATTAGTTAAAGCAAAACAGTTGGTTAAAGGTGATTCCTTAGGTGGTTCAACACTCTGTGACCCGTTAATCACTAAGGCTCTGTGGTTTCTAAATAATCATTTCCATCGGCGGATAAAAGTTGAACAGGTTGTGGACTATTGTGCGGTATCTCGCAAAACTCTTGAAACTCGTTTCAAAGAAATTCTTGGGAAAACCGTGCATCAGCAGTTACATCAGCTGCGAATGGAGTTTGTGAAACAACAATTAAGGCTCACTCAAGTGCCCGTGAGTAGTATTGCCGAAGCGGCTGGCTTCTCAAATCAGCACTACCTGTATCATCTATTTAGGCGTGAAATGGCAATGACTCCACGACAATACAGAGAAAAATTTGAGGAGTTGTATTAA